CGTCGGGAGGCTTGAGCGCTCTGAAGGCGATTCCGGGGCTAGGCTGGATGGCGCGGCGGATTGTGGAGCAGAGTCGAGATGTGGATCTGATTCATGCCAATTCCCAAAAAGCTTTTGTGGCAGCGGCCCTAGCCCGTCTGATGGGAGCGCCGCCGGTGGTGTGGCATTTGCGGGATATTCTCACCGCCAGTCACTTTAGCTCCATGAACCGACGGTTGGCGATCGCCCTGGCCAATGCCCAAGCCAG
The Candidatus Obscuribacterales bacterium genome window above contains:
- a CDS encoding glycosyltransferase — its product is MNLASNAVQTPSPTRRRVLFVDHAAVMGGAELSLLDLAIAYRDTSRVLLFDQGPFRERLEGANVPVQVIAAPSSLLSVKASGGLSALKAIPGLGWMARRIVEQSRDVDLIHANSQKAFVAAALARLMGAPPVVWHLRDILTASHFSSMNRRLAIALANAQA